Proteins from a single region of Thermovibrio guaymasensis:
- a CDS encoding glycosyltransferase family 2 protein gives MSLSVAILTYNSEGKIEEVIRSIEGIADEVVVLDSGSRDRTLDILKSYGVKVYYRKFDNFVNQKNYLLSLATKDWVLFLDDDEVLTPELASSIAEELKSPSYDGYYLNRLTNYLGRWIRHAWYPDWQLRLAKREKCSWVGSEVHESLKVKGRIGYLKGELLHYSYSSVSDHLQKIDRYSTLFAQGALKRGKRFSLLKLLTSPAGAFLRRYILKRGFLDGFEGFVISVMASYYTFLKYLKLWELERSESSNRP, from the coding sequence GTGAGCCTTTCAGTTGCGATTTTAACTTACAACTCAGAAGGTAAGATTGAAGAAGTCATAAGGAGCATTGAGGGAATTGCCGATGAGGTTGTGGTCCTTGATTCAGGTTCAAGGGATAGGACTTTGGATATCCTAAAGTCCTACGGCGTAAAGGTTTACTATAGGAAGTTTGACAACTTCGTTAACCAGAAGAACTACCTCCTCTCACTTGCCACAAAAGACTGGGTTCTCTTCCTTGACGATGACGAGGTCTTAACTCCCGAGCTTGCATCCTCAATAGCTGAGGAGCTTAAAAGTCCTTCTTACGACGGCTACTACTTAAACAGGCTAACGAACTACCTGGGAAGGTGGATTAGACACGCTTGGTATCCAGACTGGCAGTTGAGGTTGGCAAAGAGGGAAAAGTGTAGCTGGGTCGGTTCTGAAGTTCATGAGAGTCTGAAAGTAAAAGGTCGGATCGGCTACTTAAAGGGAGAGCTCCTCCACTACTCCTACTCCTCAGTATCAGACCACCTTCAAAAGATAGACCGCTATTCAACGCTCTTTGCCCAAGGAGCCCTAAAGAGGGGAAAGAGGTTTTCCCTCTTAAAGCTTCTAACCTCTCCCGCTGGGGCTTTCTTAAGGCGATACATCCTCAAAAGGGGTTTCCTGGATGGCTTTGAAGGGTTCGTAATATCTGTAATGGCCTCTTACTACACTTTCCTAAAATACCTAAAACTCTGGGAGCTTGAGAGAAGTGAGAGCTCTAATCGTCCTTGA
- a CDS encoding polysaccharide deacetylase family protein, which produces MERVVFFLHRVYPDKGVDDLSLKDFERAINLITHRFKVVPLSELLNSSSKERLAAITFDDGYADNWVYAYPILKRRGLKAHIFITSGRIREDESVRPNLFDYWNGKVSWKELLKSTSMGKCHTEFFLRGRKSEFLSWRELREMSDVFTFGAHGLAHGKLPVSKDILDFYDGKNFHRDFLFPEPDLFTGKPRFKCKSSLWGPSFIPSKELFKLCRSFPKEGSWKEKLREEVKKLPFGRFEGEGEAKFRIERELEESNRLIEENLGVRPETFSWPFGHYSSLSKEVASKFYSYVFTTKRGVIDGSSDPLELPRVPLGREVWTVLGRVITFSTPIYRVYRKLKGDKSL; this is translated from the coding sequence TTGGAAAGGGTTGTTTTCTTCCTCCACAGAGTCTATCCCGATAAGGGAGTGGACGACCTATCGTTAAAGGACTTTGAGAGGGCCATCAACCTGATTACACACAGATTCAAAGTCGTTCCCCTTTCTGAACTCTTAAACTCAAGCTCAAAGGAACGCTTAGCAGCAATAACCTTTGACGACGGTTACGCCGATAACTGGGTCTACGCCTACCCAATCTTAAAGAGGAGGGGTTTAAAAGCCCACATTTTTATAACTTCCGGAAGAATCAGGGAGGATGAATCTGTAAGGCCTAACCTGTTTGACTACTGGAATGGGAAAGTCAGCTGGAAGGAGCTCCTAAAATCAACCTCAATGGGTAAATGCCACACAGAGTTCTTCCTAAGAGGAAGAAAGAGTGAGTTCTTAAGCTGGAGGGAGCTCCGAGAGATGTCCGACGTCTTTACCTTTGGTGCCCACGGTTTAGCCCACGGAAAACTTCCGGTTTCTAAAGACATTTTAGACTTTTACGACGGAAAGAACTTCCACAGGGATTTCCTGTTCCCCGAACCAGATTTATTCACTGGAAAGCCCAGGTTTAAGTGTAAGAGCTCCCTCTGGGGACCTTCGTTTATCCCTTCTAAGGAACTCTTTAAACTGTGCAGGAGTTTCCCAAAGGAAGGAAGTTGGAAAGAGAAGTTAAGGGAGGAAGTAAAGAAACTTCCCTTTGGAAGGTTTGAAGGTGAAGGGGAGGCCAAGTTTAGAATAGAGAGGGAGTTAGAAGAGTCAAACCGTTTAATAGAGGAAAATTTAGGAGTGAGACCTGAAACTTTTTCCTGGCCCTTTGGCCACTACTCAAGCCTCTCAAAGGAGGTAGCTTCCAAGTTCTACTCCTACGTCTTTACAACAAAGAGGGGAGTTATTGATGGGAGCTCCGATCCTTTAGAGCTTCCTAGAGTCCCCCTCGGAAGGGAAGTCTGGACAGTTCTTGGAAGGGTAATTACATTCTCAACGCCCATCTATAGGGTTTACAGAAAACTTAAGGGAGACAAGAGCCTGTGA
- the ispE gene encoding 4-(cytidine 5'-diphospho)-2-C-methyl-D-erythritol kinase — protein MEEENNPFQAIPLKESIIAPMRLIVPSPAKVNLALWIKGKRPDGYHELITVMHTINLCDTLFFQPSDRFELSIEGSESLPLNRSNLIVKAAQLFKEVTGIKPEVKVKLEKVIPIGAGLGGGSSNAAATLKGLNVIYGNPLSESELVQVASQLGSDVPFFIRGGLAVAYGRGEKLKHYSPASFKLLLVYPGFPCPTKEVYENLPPIERDITIEEAERRIISPLVAGRLREVEEAMENDLEKSKAECVSKVNEVKEVVRACGLKPMMSGSGSSVFALITDQNYDLTPLKSRQWWYKLLNAI, from the coding sequence GTGGAGGAAGAAAACAACCCTTTCCAAGCTATACCCCTAAAAGAAAGTATAATTGCTCCCATGAGACTAATAGTTCCATCACCTGCTAAGGTTAATTTAGCACTCTGGATTAAGGGTAAAAGGCCCGACGGCTACCACGAACTCATAACTGTAATGCACACAATAAACCTATGTGACACCCTTTTCTTCCAGCCTTCAGACAGGTTTGAGCTCTCAATTGAGGGTTCTGAGAGCTTGCCACTCAACAGGAGCAACCTGATAGTAAAGGCTGCCCAACTCTTTAAAGAGGTAACGGGAATAAAACCTGAGGTAAAAGTAAAACTTGAGAAAGTAATCCCTATAGGGGCGGGACTTGGAGGGGGGTCTTCAAACGCCGCAGCGACCTTAAAAGGTCTTAACGTGATATACGGAAACCCTTTAAGCGAAAGTGAGTTAGTTCAGGTTGCCTCTCAACTGGGGAGCGATGTTCCCTTCTTTATAAGGGGAGGACTGGCCGTTGCCTACGGAAGGGGAGAAAAGTTAAAGCACTACTCTCCGGCCTCTTTTAAGCTACTACTGGTTTACCCAGGGTTTCCGTGCCCTACAAAAGAGGTCTACGAAAACTTACCTCCAATTGAAAGGGATATAACTATTGAAGAAGCCGAAAGGAGGATAATCTCCCCTTTAGTGGCGGGCAGGTTAAGGGAAGTAGAAGAGGCAATGGAGAACGACCTTGAGAAGAGTAAAGCTGAGTGTGTTAGTAAAGTTAATGAAGTAAAAGAAGTAGTTAGAGCCTGCGGCTTAAAGCCAATGATGAGCGGAAGCGGTTCATCCGTCTTTGCCCTAATAACCGACCAAAATTACGACCTGACCCCCTTGAAATCTCGCCAGTGGTGGTATAAATTACTCAACGCCATATAG
- a CDS encoding glycosyltransferase family 4 protein has protein sequence MRALIVLDERWNSALTDLGIKVGLSLSCSVVFAVLKGKPAHRRLEGKGYPLYFIKDPRKGLPFKAFISLKRAIEEFNPDVVVTIRGDELLFSSLLKSSFGYSLYRIHGSQRGIKDSFLNRFIHSKFVDGVIVSSKKLINPVIGGIRKLIIPGLVDTEEFYPDYEGGKRFREEVGAEGKKLIGVVGRLDPVKGHSLFLKAISKLNRKDYLAVIVGQEENTSLGELKELAGKLGVLDFVKFLPERRKDVRAIMTACDLAVVPSVGSEVILRVPLEFMACGTPVVSTNVGALGEVITPPFGLSVPPFPEALAEAINSFLDKNLNELGQIAREVAVEKYSLKANASLIDRFICCRL, from the coding sequence GTGAGAGCTCTAATCGTCCTTGACGAGAGGTGGAACAGCGCTTTAACCGACCTTGGAATAAAGGTAGGCCTCTCCCTCTCCTGTAGCGTAGTCTTTGCAGTCCTAAAGGGCAAACCTGCACACAGGCGTTTGGAAGGAAAGGGCTACCCTCTTTACTTTATAAAAGACCCGAGGAAGGGCCTTCCCTTTAAGGCTTTTATCTCCCTAAAGAGGGCAATTGAGGAATTTAATCCAGACGTTGTGGTAACTATAAGGGGAGATGAACTCCTCTTCTCCTCACTCCTCAAGAGTTCCTTCGGCTACTCCCTTTACAGGATCCACGGAAGTCAGAGGGGAATTAAGGATTCCTTCCTGAATAGGTTTATCCACTCTAAGTTCGTTGACGGAGTTATCGTTTCATCAAAAAAACTCATAAACCCTGTAATTGGGGGAATAAGGAAGTTAATCATCCCCGGGCTTGTTGACACCGAAGAGTTCTACCCCGACTACGAGGGAGGGAAAAGGTTTAGGGAAGAAGTTGGAGCTGAAGGAAAGAAGTTAATAGGAGTCGTTGGAAGGCTTGACCCTGTTAAGGGACACTCCCTGTTCCTCAAAGCTATTTCAAAGTTAAATAGGAAAGATTACCTAGCAGTTATAGTTGGTCAAGAAGAAAATACGAGTTTGGGGGAGTTAAAGGAGTTGGCAGGTAAGTTGGGAGTCCTTGATTTCGTGAAGTTCTTACCAGAGAGGAGGAAGGACGTAAGGGCTATAATGACAGCCTGTGACCTTGCAGTCGTTCCTTCTGTAGGTTCGGAAGTTATCTTAAGGGTCCCTTTAGAGTTTATGGCCTGTGGAACGCCGGTTGTTTCCACTAACGTTGGAGCTCTCGGCGAAGTTATAACTCCCCCCTTCGGCCTCTCCGTTCCCCCCTTCCCCGAAGCCTTAGCAGAGGCTATAAATTCATTCCTTGATAAAAACTTAAACGAACTTGGACAGATAGCCCGGGAGGTTGCAGTTGAAAAGTACTCTCTTAAAGCTAACGCTTCCCTTATTGATAGGTTTATCTGCTGTAGGCTGTAA